A DNA window from Enterobacter cloacae subsp. cloacae ATCC 13047 contains the following coding sequences:
- the parC gene encoding DNA topoisomerase IV subunit A has product MSDMAERLALHEFTENAYLNYSMYVIMDRALPFIGDGLKPVQRRIVYAMSELGLNATAKFKKSARTVGDVLGKYHPHGDSACYEAMVLMAQPFSYRYPLVDGQGNWGAPDDPKSFAAMRYTESRLSKYAEVLLGELGQGTVDWVPNFDGTLQEPKMLPARLPNILLNGTTGIAVGMATDIPPHNLREVAKAAITLIEQPKTSLDELLDIVQGPDFPTEAEIITSRAEIRKIYQNGRGSVRMRAVWTKEDGAVVITALPHQVSGAKVLEQIASQMRNKKLPMVDDLRDESDHENPTRLVIVPRSNRVDMEQVMNHLFATTDLEKSYRINLNMIGLDGRPAVKNLLEILSEWLTFRRDTVRRRLNHRLEKVLKRLHILEGLLVAFLNIDEVIEIIRTEDEPKPVLMSRFGISETQAEAILELKLRHLAKLEEMKIRGEQNELEKERDQLQAILASERKMNTLLKKELQADADAFGDDRRSPLHEREEAKAMNEHDMQPSEPVTIVLSQSGWVRSAKGHDIDAPGLSYKAGDSFKAAVKGKSNQPVAFIDSTGRSYAIDPITLPSARGQGEPLTGKLTLPPGATVDHMLMEADDQKLLLASDAGYGFICTFNDLVSRNRAGKAMISLPDNAHVMPPLVVENESDMLLAITSAGRMLMFPVSDLPELSKGKGNKIINIPSAEAAKGEDGLAHLFILPPQSTLTIHVGKRKIKLRPEELQKVVGERGRRGSLMRGLQRIDRVEIDSPARSNAGDSEE; this is encoded by the coding sequence ATGAGCGATATGGCAGAGCGCCTCGCGCTACATGAATTCACGGAAAACGCCTACCTGAACTACTCCATGTACGTCATCATGGACAGGGCATTGCCGTTTATCGGGGATGGCCTGAAGCCCGTTCAGCGTCGCATCGTCTATGCGATGTCCGAGCTGGGGCTGAACGCCACCGCCAAGTTCAAGAAATCCGCCCGTACCGTCGGTGACGTACTGGGTAAATATCATCCGCACGGCGACAGCGCCTGCTATGAAGCGATGGTGCTGATGGCCCAGCCGTTCTCTTATCGTTACCCGCTGGTGGACGGTCAGGGGAACTGGGGGGCACCGGACGATCCGAAATCCTTCGCGGCGATGCGTTATACCGAATCCCGCCTGTCTAAATATGCCGAAGTGCTGCTGGGCGAACTCGGCCAGGGGACGGTGGACTGGGTGCCAAACTTCGACGGCACGCTGCAGGAGCCGAAAATGCTGCCTGCGCGTCTGCCGAATATCCTGCTGAACGGCACCACCGGTATCGCGGTCGGTATGGCGACAGACATCCCGCCACACAACCTGCGTGAAGTGGCGAAAGCCGCCATCACCCTGATTGAACAGCCGAAAACCTCGCTGGACGAGCTGCTGGATATCGTTCAGGGGCCGGACTTCCCGACCGAAGCTGAGATCATCACCTCGCGTGCGGAAATCCGCAAAATCTACCAGAACGGCCGTGGCTCCGTGCGCATGCGCGCGGTGTGGACCAAAGAGGATGGCGCCGTAGTGATCACCGCGCTGCCGCATCAGGTCTCTGGTGCCAAGGTGCTGGAGCAGATCGCCTCCCAGATGCGCAATAAAAAGCTGCCGATGGTGGACGACCTGCGCGATGAATCCGACCACGAAAACCCAACCCGTCTGGTGATCGTGCCGCGCTCTAACCGCGTGGACATGGAGCAGGTGATGAACCACCTGTTCGCCACCACCGACCTGGAAAAAAGCTACCGCATCAACCTGAACATGATCGGTCTGGACGGACGCCCGGCGGTGAAAAACCTGCTGGAGATCCTCTCCGAATGGCTGACCTTCCGTCGCGATACGGTGCGCCGTCGTCTGAACCACCGTCTGGAGAAAGTGCTTAAGCGCCTGCATATCCTCGAAGGTTTGCTGGTGGCGTTCCTCAATATTGATGAAGTCATTGAGATCATCCGTACCGAGGACGAGCCGAAGCCCGTATTAATGTCGCGCTTTGGTATCAGTGAAACCCAGGCTGAAGCGATCCTCGAACTGAAGCTGCGCCATCTCGCTAAGCTGGAAGAGATGAAGATCCGCGGTGAGCAGAACGAGCTGGAAAAAGAGCGCGATCAGCTGCAGGCGATCCTTGCGTCCGAACGCAAAATGAACACCCTGCTGAAGAAAGAGTTGCAGGCCGATGCCGATGCCTTCGGCGACGACCGCCGTTCTCCGCTGCATGAGCGCGAAGAAGCGAAGGCGATGAACGAGCATGACATGCAGCCTTCAGAGCCGGTCACCATCGTCCTGTCCCAGAGCGGCTGGGTGCGTAGCGCCAAAGGCCATGATATCGACGCGCCGGGGCTGAGCTACAAAGCGGGCGACAGCTTCAAGGCGGCCGTGAAAGGCAAGAGCAACCAGCCGGTGGCGTTTATTGACTCCACGGGCCGCAGTTACGCCATCGATCCGATCACGCTGCCTTCCGCGCGTGGTCAGGGCGAACCGCTGACCGGCAAGCTGACGCTGCCGCCGGGGGCGACGGTTGACCACATGCTGATGGAAGCCGACGACCAGAAACTGCTGTTGGCCTCAGATGCGGGTTACGGTTTTATCTGTACCTTTAACGATCTCGTGTCACGTAACCGTGCCGGTAAAGCCATGATCAGCCTGCCGGATAACGCACATGTTATGCCGCCGCTGGTGGTTGAGAACGAGAGCGACATGCTGCTGGCCATCACGTCTGCCGGGCGCATGCTGATGTTCCCGGTCAGCGACCTGCCGGAGTTGTCAAAAGGGAAGGGCAATAAGATCATCAACATCCCGTCGGCGGAAGCCGCAAAAGGTGAAGATGGCCTGGCGCATCTCTTCATTCTGCCGCCGCAGAGCACGCTGACCATTCATGTCGGAAAGCGTAAAATCAAGCTGCGTCCGGAAGAGTTGCAGAAGGTGGTGGGCGAGCGCGGACGCCGCGGTTCGCTGATGCGCGGCCTGCAGCGTATCGACCGCGTGGAGATCGATTCTCCTGCACGCAGCAACGCGGGCGACAGCGAAGAGTAA
- a CDS encoding YgiW/YdeI family stress tolerance OB fold protein, whose product MKKFAAMAAIMMMTTAPVFAAQGGFTGPSATQPQTQTQAGGFVDNNANLTTAAKVKDLKDDAWVKLRGNITERLSDDRYTFRDETGTVVVEIDHKRWNGVTVSPQDKVELQGKVDKDWNEFEIDVKQVIKLTK is encoded by the coding sequence ATGAAAAAATTCGCTGCAATGGCTGCTATCATGATGATGACCACCGCACCGGTCTTCGCTGCTCAGGGCGGTTTTACGGGCCCATCAGCTACCCAACCCCAGACTCAGACGCAGGCAGGCGGTTTTGTTGATAACAACGCCAACCTGACAACGGCCGCGAAAGTCAAAGACCTGAAGGACGACGCCTGGGTGAAGCTGCGCGGGAACATCACCGAACGCCTGTCCGATGACCGCTACACCTTCCGCGACGAGACCGGCACGGTGGTGGTTGAGATTGATCATAAGCGCTGGAACGGTGTGACCGTGTCCCCGCAAGATAAAGTCGAGCTGCAGGGTAAGGTCGATAAAGACTGGAACGAATTTGAAATCGACGTGAAGCAGGTTATCAAGCTGACGAAATAA
- the qseB gene encoding quorum sensing response regulator transcription factor QseB translates to MRILLVEDDKLIGDGIKAGLSKMGFSVDWFTDGKTGQAALCSAPYDAVVLDLTLPEIDGLAILRAWRESGRSEPVLILTARDALNQRVEGLRLGADDYLCKPFALIEVAARLEALVRRSHGQTRSELRHGKVTLDPTSLIATLEGETLALKPKEFALLELLMRNAGRVLPRKAIEEKLYTWDDDVSSNAVEVHVHHLRRKLGSEFIRTVHGIGYTLGDA, encoded by the coding sequence ATGCGCATATTACTGGTAGAAGACGACAAGCTGATTGGTGATGGCATCAAAGCGGGCTTAAGCAAAATGGGCTTCAGCGTGGACTGGTTCACCGACGGAAAAACCGGCCAGGCGGCGCTCTGTTCTGCCCCTTACGATGCGGTGGTGCTTGACCTGACGCTACCGGAGATCGACGGTCTGGCGATCTTGCGCGCCTGGCGCGAAAGCGGGCGCAGCGAGCCGGTGCTTATCCTGACCGCGCGGGATGCGCTGAATCAGCGCGTCGAGGGGCTACGCCTGGGGGCCGATGATTATCTCTGCAAACCCTTCGCGCTGATCGAAGTGGCCGCCCGCCTTGAGGCGCTGGTGCGTCGCAGCCACGGTCAGACGCGCAGCGAGCTGCGTCACGGCAAAGTGACGCTCGACCCGACGAGCCTTATTGCCACGCTGGAGGGGGAAACGCTGGCCCTCAAGCCCAAAGAGTTCGCCCTGCTGGAGTTACTGATGCGCAATGCGGGCCGCGTCCTGCCGCGTAAAGCGATCGAAGAGAAGCTCTATACGTGGGACGATGACGTCTCCAGTAACGCCGTGGAAGTTCACGTCCATCATCTGCGGCGTAAGCTGGGCAGCGAGTTTATCCGCACGGTTCATGGCATCGGCTATACCCTGGGTGACGCATGA